CAGCTGTGTGAAGGAAACTTTGAAATTCTTTCTGAGGAAGGAAAAGGAACAAAAATAATAGGTACTTTTAAACTTTCCAGTGTAGACCTTGTTCCAATAGGAGATATGGCTTCAACAATTGTATCTTTGATATTATCTGCACCAGAGGTCGACATTGTGTATAAATACAGCAAAGATGGCTATGAGTTTTTGTTTGATACTAAAGAACTCAGAAAAGTGCTAAAAGAAGTCAGTTTAAATGATATTAAGGTATTAAATTGGATAAAGGAATATGTAAAAGAGAATATGAAAGGTGATATGGAGGTGTAATAATGAAATCTATAGAAGAATTAGAAAAAATCAGGAAAGAGACATTGGAAAAAATCAATTTGAGAAAAGATAGGTCAGGCATAAGGATTGCCGTTGGAATGGCTACTTGTGGTATTGCGGCAGGAGCAAGGCCTGTCATGATGGCGATATTAGATGAGCTCAGTAAAAGGAATGTGACTGATGTAATTGTCACAGAGACTGGTTGTATAGGTATGTGTAAACTAGAACCTATTGTAGATGTTTATGTTCCAGGACAAGAAAAAGTAACCTACGTAAAGGTTGATGAGAAAAAGGCAAGACAAATAGTTGTTGAACATGTTATAAATGGTCATCCAATCAGAGAATGGACTATTGAAAATTACGAATAGAGGAGGGGAAATAGCATGCTTTATAGGTCACACGTAATGGTATGTGGTGGTACCGGATGTACATCTTCAGATTCTGATAAAGTAGCAGAGCGTTTTACAGAGGAAATAAAAAAGGCTGGTCTAGATAAAGAAGTATTAGTTGTTAGGACAGGATGCTTTGGTCTTTGCGAATTGGGACCAGTTGTTGTAGTGTATCCTGAAGGAGTTTTTTATAGCAGAGTTAAACCTGACTATGTTCCTGAAATTGTAGAGGAGCACTTGCTAAAAGGAAGACCTGTTAAGAAATATCTCTATGGAGAAAGTGTAACGGAAAAAGCTATAAAGCCATTGGAAGAGACTCCTTTCTTTAGAAAGCAAAAGAGAATTGCTCTTAGAAATTGTGGTATTATCAACCCTGAAGATATAAGAGAAGCAATTGCTTTTGATGGATATAGGGCTTTAGCAAAGGTTCTTACTCAAATGACTCCAAAAGAGGTTATCGAAGAGGTCAAAAAATCCGGATTAAGAGGTAGAGGTGGCGGTGGATTCCCAACAGGTGTAAAATGGGAATTTGCTTACAACCAAAAAGAAACTCCTAAGTATGTAGTCTGCAATGCCGATGAAGGCGACCCTGGTGCTTTTATGGATAGAAGCATATTGGAAGGAGACCCTCATAGTGTTTTAGAGGCTATGGCAATAGCAGGATATGCAATTGGAGCAAACCATGGATATATTTATGTAAGGGCAGAATATCCTTTGGCAGTAAAAAGGCTTAAAATTGCTATTGAGCAGGCTAGAGAATATGGTCTTTTAGGAAAAAACATATTTGGGACAGGTTTTGATTTTGACATTGAGATAAGATTAGGAGCAGGTGCTTTTGTCTGTGGAGAAGAGACTGCACTTTTAAATTCAGTAATGGGAAGAAGAGGAGAACCAAGACCAAGACCGCCATTCCCTGCTGTAAAAGGTGTGTGGGATAAACCAACGATTATAAATAACGTAGAGACATTTGCTAATATTCCACCGATTATCTTAAATGGTGCTGAATGGTTTTCAAGCATTGGTACAGAAAAATCGAAGGGAACAAAAGTTTTTGCCTTAACTGGTAAAGTAAACAACACAGGTCTTATTGAAGTTCCAATGGGAACTACTTTGAGAGAAATTATATACGAAATAGGTGGAGGAATACCCAATGGGAAGAAATTTAAAGCTGCTCAAACAGGAGGACCTTCCGGCGGATGTATTCCTGCAGAGCATTTAGATACACCAATCGATTATGATTCTTTAATAAATGTAGGTTCTATGATGGGTTCAGGTGGGCTTGTTGTAATGGACGAAGACACCTGTATGGTTAATGTTGCAAAATTCTTCCTTGAGTTTACAGTTGATGAGTCTTGCGGGAAATGTGCGCCTTGTAGGATTGGTACAAGAAGGATGCTGGAGATTTTAGAAAAGATAACTTCTGGTAAAGGTGAGGAAGGAGACATTGAAAAATTAGAAGAACTTGCTAAAACTATTAAAGCTACAGCTTTATGTGGACTTGGACAGACAGCGCCAAACCCAGTTTTATCTACAATTAGATATTTCAGGGATGAATACGAGGCCCATATAAAGGAAAAAAGATGCCCAGCTGGTGTATGTCAAGCATTGTTGAGATTCTATATAGATCCAGATAAATGTAAAGCTTGTGGAATTTGCGCTAAGAATTGTCCTGTCAATGCGATTTCCGGAAAACCAAAGGTACCTTATGTAATTGACCAAGACAAATGTATCAAGTGTGGTACCTGTATTGAAAAATGTCCATTTGGCGCAATATACAAAAAATAATTGAGGAAGGAGTGTAAAAGATGGACAAAGTTCGTGTTACGATAGACGGCATCACTGTAGAAGTCCCCTCCCATTACACGGTATTGGAAGCAGCAAAAGAAGCAGGCATAGATATTCCTACACTGTGTTACCTCAAGGAAATTAACCAAATTGGCGCTTGTCGTATATGTGTAGTTGAAATAGAAGGAGTTAGAAATTTACAAACCTCCTGCACTTATCCGGTATTTGATGGTATGAAAGTGTATACAAATACACCTAAAGTTAGAGAAGCACGGAAATTAAATCTTGAGCTTATACTTTCAAATCATGATAGAAGTTGTTTGACTTGTATTAGAAATACTAACTGTGAGCTTCAATCATTGTCTAAAAAATTAGGAGTAGATGAAATAAGGTTTGAAGGAGAAAATATAAAGTATTCTATAGATGATGCTTCTCCTTCTGTTGTAAGGGACCCAAATAAGTGTGTACTTTGTAGAAGATGCGTGGCAGTATGCTCACAAGTTCAAAACGTATTTGCTATTGGAATGGTAAATAGAGGATTTAAAACAATGGTAGCACCTTCTTTTGGCAGAAGTTTAAAAGATTCTCCTTGCATAAGTTGTGGCCAGTGTATCCAAGTGTGTCCTGTAGGAGCTATATATGAAAAAGACCATACAAGAAGAGTTTACGAGGCTTTAGCAGATGAGAAAAAATATGTGGTAGCTCAAACAGCCCCAGCTGTAAGAGTAGCATTAGGTGAAGAGTTTGGTATGCCTATAGGAAGTATTGTTACAGGAAAAATGGTAGCAGCTTTGAGAAGAATGGGTTTTGATGCGGTATTTGATACGGATTTTGCAGCAGATTTGACTATAATGGAGGAAGGTTCGGAACTTCTTGAAAGGCTTAAAAATGGCGGAAAACTTCCTATGATAACTTCCTGCAGCCCTGGTTGGATAGCTTTTTGTGAAAAATATTATCCAGAATTTATAGACAATCTTTCAACTTGCAAGTCTCCTCACATGATGATGGGGGCATTGGTAAAGAGTTATTATGCAGAAAAGAAAGGGCTTAATCCTGAGGATATATATGTAGTATCTATTATGCCATGTACAGCTAAAAAATTGGAGATTGAAAGACCAGAAATGCAGCATAATGGCATAAAAGACGTGGACGCTGTTCTTACGACAAGAGAATTAGCGAGAATGATAAAAGAAATGGGCATTGACTTTGTAAATCTTAAAGATGAAGAATACGACGAACCTCTTGGAATGTCTACTGGTGCAGGAGTGATATTCGGAGCTACAGGTGGAGTTATGGAGGCAGCCTTAAGAACAGTTGCAGATATTGTAGAAGGGAAAGACTTAGACAAATTTGATTATGAAGAAGTTAGAGGTTTAGAAGGTGTAAGAGAGGCTACTATAAGAATAGATGGTATGGACGTAAAAGTTGCCATAGCAAATGGAACAGGAAATGCGAAAAAACTTCTTGACAAAGTAAAAGCTGGCGAGGTAGAGTATCACTTCATAGAGGTAATGGGCTGCCCAGGAGGATGTATAATGGGAGGCGGTCAGCCGATCCACAATCCCAATGAAATGGAAAAAGTAAAAGAATTAAGAGCGAAGGCTATTTACGAAGCAGATAAAAACTTGCCTATCAGAAAATCTCACAAAAATCCTGCAATACAAAAACTTTATGAAGAATTTTTGGGCAGTCCTTTAAGCGAAAAGTCTCATCACTTGCTCCACACTCATTATTCCAAGAAGGAATTGTATCCTTTGGTAAAATAAATTTAATTAATAGTAAAGCTTCCAATACTTTATTGGGAGCTTTACCATTTTTTTATTTTAAAGTTAGTTATAGAAATGTATATAATTTGTGATATAATAAAAAAGAATGGTAGTTTATGAGGACAATACAACTTAAGGAGTGAAAGAAATTGAGAAGAGGCAAAAGTCCTTGGACATTGGTATTTTTAATTGTCGTAGGACTAATTTTAGGAGGTTTTTTAGGGGACCTATTGGCACATTTTTTTAAAGAATTAGCTTATCAACAAATAATAGGTATGAGCAATCCTCTTACTTTGGATCTGAATTTTATTAAATTTTCCTTTCTATTATCTGTTAAGATAAACATAGGGACTGTAGTAGGATTAATTCTTGCAATATACGCTTATTACAAAATGTAGGTGATAAAATGAAAATTGTCCTCGCTTCTAAATCGCCAAGAAGAAGAGAGTTACTTTCAAATTTAGGACTCGACTTTGAAGTGATCGAAAGTAATGTGGAGGAGTTTTCAAATGAAAAGCATCCTTCAAGATATGTTATGGATTTATCTTTTAATAAAGCCATGTTGGTTGCTAAAAAATTAAAGGAAGAAGCTATAGTAATTGGTGCTGATACTATTGTAGTAATTGAAGATAAAGTTTTAGGAAAACCAAAGGATAGAGATGAAGCCTATATTATGCTTAAAAGCTTACAAGGAAGAGTTCATACAGTATATACAGGAATTACTATTGTTAGGACTAAAGATTTTAAATATGTAAGTGATTTTGAAGAGACAAAAGTTTGGATTAAAAAATTACAAGATGAGGAAATATTTAATTATATAGATACTGGCGAATGTTATGATAAAGCGGGAGCATATGCTATACAAGGATTTGGTGCTCTTATTGTTGAAAAGATTGTAGGAGATTATTTTAATGTGGTAGGTCTTCCAATTTCAAAACTTTTTGATATTTTAAAAAGAGAGTTTGATGTGAGGTTACTTTGAAAGGGTGAAAGTATTGGGCAAGGATGCGAAAATCATGATAAAAGACTTGCCTTATGAGGAAAGACCCAGAGAAAGACTTATAAAACATGGAGCTCAAGTATTGTCAAATGCCGAATTGATAGCTATAATAATAGGGACAGGAAGTAAAAGAGAAAGTGCGATTACTTTAGCGCAAAGGCTTATAATGGAAGATAGAGGGCTTAAATTCATTGTAGATTCAAGCGTAGAAAAGCTTGCCAGCATAAAAGGAATTGGTGTAGCTAAGGCAGTAAAGCTAAAAGCTGCAGTAGAATTAGGACGCAGAATGATGTTATCTACGGGAAGTGATAGTTTCACAATAACATCGCCAGAAGATGTCATAAATTTGATGATGGATGAAATGAGGTATTTGACGAAAGAGCATTTTAAAGTGATAATGCTTAATGTAAAGAATAAAGTTATTGCAATAGAGACTATATCTATAGGTAGTTTAAATACTTCCATTGTGCATCCAAGAGAAGTATTTAAGGCTGCAATTGAAAGGTCATCTTCCTCTATAATTCTTGTTCACAATCATCCCAGTGGAGACCCTACTCCTAGCAGAGAAGATATAGAAGTGACAAAAAGGCTGGTAGAAGGGGGAAATATACTGGGTATAAAAGTTTTAGATCATGTTATAATTGGGGATGGGAGAGGTATAAGTCTTAAAGAAAAGGGGTATTATGAGTTTGAATAAAATAGGAAGGAGTATACGCAGATGAGAGGATTTTCCAGAGATATTGGAATTGATTTAGGTACTGCCACAACTTTGGTATATGTACAAGGTAAGGGAATTGTTTTAAGAGAGCCATCCGTTGTGGCGATGAGGACAGATTCGAAGACAATTCTTGCAGTTGGAGAAGAAGCAAAAAAGATGGTAGGTAGAACTCCTGGAAACATAATCGCTATAAGGCCTATGAGAGATGGTGTAATAGCTGATTTTGATATAACTAAGGCTATGTTGGATCACTTTATAAGTAAAGTTAATCCAAGAAAAGGATTATTTAGGCCTAGAGTTATAGTTGGTATACCTTCAGGGGTTACGGAAGTAGAGAAAAGAGCAGTTATTGAAGCAGCTTTACAAGCAGGGGCGAAAGAAGCTCATACAGTAGAAGAGCCTATGGCTGCAGCAATTGGTGCAGGTCTTCCTGTTGAAGAACCAACTGGCAGTATGGTTGTAGACATAGGCGGTGGTACTACAGATGTGGCTGTAATTTCTCTTGGAGGAATTGTTACCAGCAAGTCTTTGAGAGTTGGCGGAGATGAAATGGATGAAGCCATAATCAATTATATAAAGAGAGAATATAACCTCATGATAGGAGAAAGGACTGCAGAAGAGATAAAGATACAAATTGGTTCAGCTTTTCCAAAGGATAAAGAAGAAACTATGGATATAAGGGGAAGGGATTTGGTGTCTGGGCTTCCAAAAACTTTAAAGATTACTTCAACTGAGATTTTGGAAGCTTTAAAAGATCCAATATCTAGTATAATTGAAGCTATAAAGATGACTCTTGAAAAGACTCCACCAGAGCTTGCAGCAGACATCATGGACAGAGGAATTATGTTAACAGGCGGTGGTGCTCTTTTGAGCGGCATAGACAAGCTCATAAGAGAGGAAACAGGAATGCCTGTACAAATAGCTGATCAGCCAACGGATTGTGTGGCACTTGGAGCAGGGAAAATTTTAGAGGAAAGTTCCCTCTTTAGGAGAGTTTTAAGTCCGGCAAGTAGAGCTTGAGAGGTGTTATTGGCGTGCCACGCTTTTTTAGAAATAATAAGCAATTTATTTTGTTTTTTTTGATAGCCGTGGCGCTTATTGCCGCCATGGCTTATACTTATGATACCGAAAGGTATGTTACTAAAGTAGAATCTATAGTTGGAACTGTTTTTACTCCCATTCAAAAAGTTTTCTATCAAATGGGAGAGGGAATTTCTAATTTGTTTTCTTCAATTAGTGAGATAGGTACTTTAAGGGCAACAAATGAAAAACTTCAAAAAGAAGTAGAAAAACTGAGAAAAGAAAATATTCAGTTACAGGAATTAATGAACGAAAATAAAAGGCTTAAAGAAGCTTTAAATTTTAAAACAGAAAATGTTGAACTAGATTTAAAACTTGCTACTATAACAGGAAAGAATTCAGGAAATTGGTTTAATACTTTTACTATTGATAAAGGCAAAAATGAGGGTATACAACCTGGCATGGCAGTTTTAGACGAGAGAGGCAATATGGTGGGACAGATTACTGAAGTAGGAGACAATTGGGCAAAGGTATTAGCCATTATAGATAGAGATAGTTCTGTAAGCGCTGTAGATGTACGAACTCGTGATAATGGTGTGGTAAGAGGAGATTCAAACGGTGGACTTATCATGATATATCTTCCCTTAGATGCCGAATTGATAGAAGGTGATGTAGTAACTACTTCTGGTATGAGTAGATTCCCAAAAGGTTTGATAATAGGAAAAGTATCAAAAGTTACTCGAGACCCAGGTTCTTTGCTAAAACAAGCCGTCATAAAACCAGCCGCTGATTTTGAAAGATTGGAGTATGTTTTTGTAGTTACTAATACAACAAATACAGGGAAGTAGAGTATTATGAGAAAAGTATACAAATATCTATTGATTGTTTTGTTAATTGTTTTACAAACAACTTTATTCAGATTTATAGATATCTTTGGCGTCAAACCAGATGCAGCTTTTATTGTAGTACTAAGTTTTTCACTTTTAAATGGCTCTTGGGAAGCAATTTATTTAAGTCTTTTTGCCGGGCTTATTCAAGACATTCTTTTTAATAATGCTCTAGGGGTTACTACTTTTTCTTTGCTCATTGTCAGCTACATTACAGGGCTTTTAAGCAAAAGTGTTTTTAAAGAAAGTTCTTTTGTGGCTTTTGTGTTTGTCTTTTTAGGAACCCTTCTTTATAACCTTATAACGATGTTTTCAATGGTTTTGATGAAGTATGAGTTTAATTTCTTATCAGATTTTATGAATGTTGCGATGATACAGGCGGTTTATAATTCTGTAATTACTGCTTTTGCCTATAGATATTTAGTTTCCTTTAACAGATATGTTAATGAAAATAAAGTAAATTTTTTTAGGAAAAGCAAATTTTGAAGGTGATATCCTTGAATGAGAGCCTTAAAAAAAAGTTTTATACTTTTGGAGCTATTATCCTTGCCCTTCTTGTCGTTTTAGTTTCCCGCTTAATTTATTTACAACTGATAAAAGGCGACTATTATAGAGAAATATCAATGCGGCAAGCAATTAGACTTATACCTATTGATGCTCCTCGTGGGGAAATTGTTGATAGATATGGAGTAAAGTTAGCCACAAATAGACCAAGCTTTTCTGTAGATATTATAAAAGGAGAAATAGTTGATAGTCACCTTAACGAGACTATATTAAAATTAATGGATATTTTGACGAAGAATAATGTAAAATATAAAGATGATTTGCCTATCTATTTAGATGAAAATGGAAATCCTTATTTCAATTTTAAAAATTCAGATGAAGTATCAGTAAA
The sequence above is a segment of the Thermoanaerobacter ethanolicus JW 200 genome. Coding sequences within it:
- a CDS encoding (2Fe-2S) ferredoxin domain-containing protein; translation: MKSIEELEKIRKETLEKINLRKDRSGIRIAVGMATCGIAAGARPVMMAILDELSKRNVTDVIVTETGCIGMCKLEPIVDVYVPGQEKVTYVKVDEKKARQIVVEHVINGHPIREWTIENYE
- a CDS encoding NADH-dependent [FeFe] hydrogenase, group A6, which codes for MDKVRVTIDGITVEVPSHYTVLEAAKEAGIDIPTLCYLKEINQIGACRICVVEIEGVRNLQTSCTYPVFDGMKVYTNTPKVREARKLNLELILSNHDRSCLTCIRNTNCELQSLSKKLGVDEIRFEGENIKYSIDDASPSVVRDPNKCVLCRRCVAVCSQVQNVFAIGMVNRGFKTMVAPSFGRSLKDSPCISCGQCIQVCPVGAIYEKDHTRRVYEALADEKKYVVAQTAPAVRVALGEEFGMPIGSIVTGKMVAALRRMGFDAVFDTDFAADLTIMEEGSELLERLKNGGKLPMITSCSPGWIAFCEKYYPEFIDNLSTCKSPHMMMGALVKSYYAEKKGLNPEDIYVVSIMPCTAKKLEIERPEMQHNGIKDVDAVLTTRELARMIKEMGIDFVNLKDEEYDEPLGMSTGAGVIFGATGGVMEAALRTVADIVEGKDLDKFDYEEVRGLEGVREATIRIDGMDVKVAIANGTGNAKKLLDKVKAGEVEYHFIEVMGCPGGCIMGGGQPIHNPNEMEKVKELRAKAIYEADKNLPIRKSHKNPAIQKLYEEFLGSPLSEKSHHLLHTHYSKKELYPLVK
- a CDS encoding ATP-binding protein; the protein is MKELALYILDLSQNSIRAGAKNIYIEINIDTSKDMLKVSIEDDGCGMNEKFLKKVTDPFITTRKERKVGLGIPLFKELAQLCEGNFEILSEEGKGTKIIGTFKLSSVDLVPIGDMASTIVSLILSAPEVDIVYKYSKDGYEFLFDTKELRKVLKEVSLNDIKVLNWIKEYVKENMKGDMEV
- the mreD gene encoding rod shape-determining protein MreD translates to MRKVYKYLLIVLLIVLQTTLFRFIDIFGVKPDAAFIVVLSFSLLNGSWEAIYLSLFAGLIQDILFNNALGVTTFSLLIVSYITGLLSKSVFKESSFVAFVFVFLGTLLYNLITMFSMVLMKYEFNFLSDFMNVAMIQAVYNSVITAFAYRYLVSFNRYVNENKVNFFRKSKF
- the mreC gene encoding rod shape-determining protein MreC: MPRFFRNNKQFILFFLIAVALIAAMAYTYDTERYVTKVESIVGTVFTPIQKVFYQMGEGISNLFSSISEIGTLRATNEKLQKEVEKLRKENIQLQELMNENKRLKEALNFKTENVELDLKLATITGKNSGNWFNTFTIDKGKNEGIQPGMAVLDERGNMVGQITEVGDNWAKVLAIIDRDSSVSAVDVRTRDNGVVRGDSNGGLIMIYLPLDAELIEGDVVTTSGMSRFPKGLIIGKVSKVTRDPGSLLKQAVIKPAADFERLEYVFVVTNTTNTGK
- a CDS encoding DUF4321 domain-containing protein → MRRGKSPWTLVFLIVVGLILGGFLGDLLAHFFKELAYQQIIGMSNPLTLDLNFIKFSFLLSVKINIGTVVGLILAIYAYYKM
- a CDS encoding nucleoside triphosphate pyrophosphatase, with amino-acid sequence MKIVLASKSPRRRELLSNLGLDFEVIESNVEEFSNEKHPSRYVMDLSFNKAMLVAKKLKEEAIVIGADTIVVIEDKVLGKPKDRDEAYIMLKSLQGRVHTVYTGITIVRTKDFKYVSDFEETKVWIKKLQDEEIFNYIDTGECYDKAGAYAIQGFGALIVEKIVGDYFNVVGLPISKLFDILKREFDVRLL
- the nuoF gene encoding NADH-quinone oxidoreductase subunit NuoF; translated protein: MLYRSHVMVCGGTGCTSSDSDKVAERFTEEIKKAGLDKEVLVVRTGCFGLCELGPVVVVYPEGVFYSRVKPDYVPEIVEEHLLKGRPVKKYLYGESVTEKAIKPLEETPFFRKQKRIALRNCGIINPEDIREAIAFDGYRALAKVLTQMTPKEVIEEVKKSGLRGRGGGGFPTGVKWEFAYNQKETPKYVVCNADEGDPGAFMDRSILEGDPHSVLEAMAIAGYAIGANHGYIYVRAEYPLAVKRLKIAIEQAREYGLLGKNIFGTGFDFDIEIRLGAGAFVCGEETALLNSVMGRRGEPRPRPPFPAVKGVWDKPTIINNVETFANIPPIILNGAEWFSSIGTEKSKGTKVFALTGKVNNTGLIEVPMGTTLREIIYEIGGGIPNGKKFKAAQTGGPSGGCIPAEHLDTPIDYDSLINVGSMMGSGGLVVMDEDTCMVNVAKFFLEFTVDESCGKCAPCRIGTRRMLEILEKITSGKGEEGDIEKLEELAKTIKATALCGLGQTAPNPVLSTIRYFRDEYEAHIKEKRCPAGVCQALLRFYIDPDKCKACGICAKNCPVNAISGKPKVPYVIDQDKCIKCGTCIEKCPFGAIYKK
- a CDS encoding rod shape-determining protein — encoded protein: MRGFSRDIGIDLGTATTLVYVQGKGIVLREPSVVAMRTDSKTILAVGEEAKKMVGRTPGNIIAIRPMRDGVIADFDITKAMLDHFISKVNPRKGLFRPRVIVGIPSGVTEVEKRAVIEAALQAGAKEAHTVEEPMAAAIGAGLPVEEPTGSMVVDIGGGTTDVAVISLGGIVTSKSLRVGGDEMDEAIINYIKREYNLMIGERTAEEIKIQIGSAFPKDKEETMDIRGRDLVSGLPKTLKITSTEILEALKDPISSIIEAIKMTLEKTPPELAADIMDRGIMLTGGGALLSGIDKLIREETGMPVQIADQPTDCVALGAGKILEESSLFRRVLSPASRA
- the radC gene encoding RadC family protein, encoding MIKDLPYEERPRERLIKHGAQVLSNAELIAIIIGTGSKRESAITLAQRLIMEDRGLKFIVDSSVEKLASIKGIGVAKAVKLKAAVELGRRMMLSTGSDSFTITSPEDVINLMMDEMRYLTKEHFKVIMLNVKNKVIAIETISIGSLNTSIVHPREVFKAAIERSSSSIILVHNHPSGDPTPSREDIEVTKRLVEGGNILGIKVLDHVIIGDGRGISLKEKGYYEFE